The nucleotide sequence CCGAGATCGACGCGGCCCTGGCCACCGCCGACGTCGTGGTCCTCGCGACCACCGCCCCTGCGCCGTGGCTGGCGGACGGCCAGCCCCTGCTGCCGGACCAGCTGATCCTGAACCTGTCCCTGCGCGACATCCACCCCACGGTCATGATCAAGTGCAACAACATCCTCGACGACATCGACCACTGCCTCACCGCCCAGACCTCACCCCACCTCACCGAGATCGAGTACGGCAGCCGCGACTTCATCGACGGCACCCTCGCCGACGTCCTGAACGGCAAGGTCACCCTCGACCGGAAGCGCCCCACGGTGTTCTCCCCGTTCGGCCTCGGCGTCCTGGACCTGGCGGTCGGCTGCCACATCTACCGGACGGCCCTGGACAGCGGCCGGGCCACCGAAATCCCGAGCTTCATACCGGAGTTGACGCGGTGGTGACCTGACCTGAGCTGCCTGCGCAACGTCGATGCCCTTGTCCCGGATCCGGGACAAGGGCATCGACGTTGCGCAGGGCGGATGCCCTCGCACTCCGCACCCCACACTCCGCACCGAGCACCGAGGCCCCTGAACGGGCGGACCCTGGCCCCGGACGAACGGAAGCCGCCCCCCGCGTGGGCGGGGGGCGGCTTGTGGTGGCGTGATGGCCGTCAGGCCGGCAGCAGGAGCCCGGCCTTCCGGCCGGAGCCGTTCGCCGTCATGGCCTCTCGTACCGCGGTGACCAGCACGGACAGCTGCTCCTCACCCTTCACCATCTCCATGTGGCGACCGGGCATGGGACGGATGTCCAGACCCATCGGGTAGAGCCCGTTCCAGTGCGCGACGTACCGCGCCTGCGGCACCTCGTCGCCGCTGCCGTCGCGTACGGTGTCGCTGACGAACAGCGTCGCGGCCGCCGCCGAGCCCACGGGCCGGTAGGCGGCGAGGGAGCGCACCTCGGCCTCCAGCACGGCGTAGGTCAGCCATTCGGTGAGCGTGATCGCGGCCTCGTCGATATTCATCTCCGGGGCCAGACTCTTCATCTCCCCTTCGGTACGGGCCCGTTGCGCGCCGGTCTCGCCCTGACCCCGCTGCCACAGGGCGTTCACCTGGCGGTACACCTCCGCGTGCCGCTGGAACCGGCCCTGCTGGTCGTCCCCGGTCGTCGCCGGCTCCAGCAGGAGCAGCGCGGCCACCGCCTCCGGGTCCCGTGCCCCCATCGCGTGGGCGATCACAGCGCCTGTCGACCATCCGAGGATCGTGCACGGCCCCTCGGGCTGCACCCGGCGGATCTCCCGCCAGTAGCGGTCCGCGATGGCCTCGAAGCCGACGAGCGGCGACTCGCCTGCGTTCAGCCCCGGCGCCTGAATGCCGTACACGGTGAACGCCCCGGCCAGGCGCTGCGCGAGCGCCCGGTACGGATGCGTGCTCCCGCCGCCGGGGTGCACGCAGAACAGCGTGGGCAGAGCGGGGTCGGCTTCGGGCGAGAGCAGTACGAGCAGTCCGCCGGCCCCGGACTCCGGGGTGTCCAGCACGGCGGCCAGCTCGGCCACCGTGGGATGCCGCATGAGCTGCTGAAGGGCCATCGGCAGACCGGCCTCCCGGATCCGGGAGGTCACGCGCACCGCGCTGATGGACTGGCCGCCGAGCGTGAAGAAGTTGTCGTGGACGCCGATGGTGTCGATGCCGAGGATGTCGGACCAGATGGTGGTGAGGATGTGCTCCGTGGGGGTGCGAGGAGCGGTGTAGGTGGTGTTGAGATCGGGGCGGTGGTGGTCGGGGGCGGGGAGGGCTTTGGTGTCGACCTTGCCGTTGGGGGTGAGGGGGAGCTGGTCGAGCGTGACGTAGGCCGCCGGGACCATGTACTCCGGCAGCTCGCGTTGCAGATGGGCGCGGAGTTCGCTGACGTCCGGGCTGGTCTCGGGGGTGGTGACGAGGTAGGCGGTCAGCCGTTTGTCGCCCGGCGTGTCCTCGCGTACCACCACGGCCGCGGTTGTGACTGTGGGGTGGGTGGTGAGGGCGGTTTCGATTTCGCCGAGTTCGATGCGGTAGCCGCGGAGTTTGATTTGGTTGTCGATGCGGCCGATGAATTCGAGGGTGCCGTCGGGGCGCCAGGTGAGGAGGTCGCCGGTGTGGTAGGTGCGGGGGTCGTTGGTGAGGTTGAGGGGGTTGGGGGTGAAGCGTTGGGTGGTGAGGTCGGGTCGGTTGTGGTAGTTGCGGGCGAGGCAGATGCCGCCGAGGAGGGAGTGTCCGGGGATGCCGATGGGTGCGGGTTGGTTGTGGTGGTCGAGGAGGTAGGTGGTGGTGTTGGTGATCGGTTGACCGAGGGTGGTGGTGTGGCCGTTGGGGTCGGGTGTGGTGGTGAGGCTCATGACGTTGGCGACGGAGCCTTCGGTGGCGCCGTATTCGTTGCTGATCGTGGTGTGGGTGGTGCTGGTGTTGAGGAGCTGGGAGACGAGGGTGGGGGTGAGGTTTTCGCCGCCGGCGACGATGGTGGTGATGTGGTGGGTGGCGTTTCGGGTGGTCAGATGTGCGGCGAGGATTTCCAGGTGGGAGGGCGTGGCTTTGAGGAAGCTGATCGGCACGTCGGTGAGGATCAGATCGATCGCCGCGTCGAACGCGCTCTGACCCGGCTCCGTCTGGGGGATGGTGAGTTGGGTGCCCTGGATGAGGGGCAGGAACAGGGCGGTGATGGTCAGGTCGAAGGTGATCGACGAGTAGAGGATGGTGCCGATTCCGCCGGGTTCGGTGACGGGGTAGTTCTGGTCGCACCAGTGCAGGTAGTTGACGACCCCCCGGTGTTCGAGGGCGACGCCTTTGGGCCTGCCGGTGGAGCCTGAGGTGTAGATGATGTAGGCCAGATCGTCGGGCGAGGCGAGCGGGGCCGGATTGTCTGTCGGTCCGTCCGGCCACTCGGTGTCGGCCAGAAGACGCGCGGTGTCGGCCGGCAGCCGGTCGGTGTGCTCCGTGCTCGTGATGATGAGCGGTGCCTGGGCGTCCTCGACCATGTAGGTGATGCGCTCAGTCGGGTACTCCGGGTCGAGCGGCACGAATGCGGCCCCGGCTTTCAGGATGCCAAGGAAAGCGGCGATGAGCTGCGGCGAGCGGTCGAGGCAGACGGCGATCAGGGTGTCCGGCGTGATGCCCGTATCGCGTAGGTGGTGGGCGAGCTGGTTGGCACGGGCGTTGAGCTGCGCGTACGTCCATTGCTCTTCGCCATACGTGAGAGCCACGGCATCCGGATCCGTTGCGACGCGGTCCTCGATGAGCTGGTGGATGGTGGCAGTGTCCGGGTACGGGCCGGTGGTTCCGTTCCAGTCGACCAGGATCTGCTGCCGCTCCACCTCCGTCAGCATGTTCAGTTCCGCGATGCGCGCTCCGGGAGCCGTCACGACGGACTCCAGCAAGGTCCGCAGATGGCCGGCCATCCGCTCGATCGTCGCCGCGTCGAACCGGCTCCGGTCGTACACGAACCGGAACTCCAGGGCGCGGCCCGCCGACGCGACCAGCGTGAGCGGGTAGCCCGTACGTTCAACGCAGTTGACCAGGCGCCGGGTCAGCCCCTCGGGGAAGTCCGAAGGCTTCTGCACCACCGGATAGTTCTCGAAGACCAGGATGGACCGGAACAGTGGCTCTCCCCGCGGGATGCTGCTGTGCTTCTGTACGTCGACGAGGTGGCAGTACTCCCACTGCCGCATCTCCAACTGCTCGTCCTGGAGATCCCGCAGCCAGCCCGCGACGCCGAGTTCACCCGTGAGCCGGCCTCGTACCGGGAGCGTGTTGATGAACAGACCCATCATCGAGTCCACGCCCGGCAGTGCGATCGAGCGGCCCGAGATGGTCGAGCCGAACAGCACCTCGTCGCTGCGGCTGTACCGGGAGAGCAGGATCGACCACAGCCCCTGCACCAGGGTGTTCATCGTGATCCGCTGCGACCTGGCGTAGTCGCGGGCCTGTGCGAACAGCTCGGAGGAGGCCTCCACCTCGAACTCCCCGACGCCCGTGTCCCCGGTGTCCCGGTCCACGTGCAGGTTGGTCGGTTCGGTGACCCCTGCCAGATACTTCGTCCAGAACTCCGCCGAGCTGTCGTCCCGTTGGGCGTTGAGCCACTCGATGTAGCGGCGGTAGGGAACGGTCGTCGGCAGAGCGGCGGACGTACCGTCGAGCAGGCTGCGGTAGAGGGCGAACAGCTCCTTCTGGAGGATCTGCACGCTCCACCCGTCGAGCAGGATGTGGTGGAACGACCAGACCACGAACCGCCGTTGCTCCGCCGTCCGCAGCACCGTCACCCGTACCAGCGGCGCCCGGGACAGGTCGAAGCCGCGCTCCCAGTCCTCCGCGAGGAAGACGTCCAACTGCCGCTCCTGGTCGGGCAGGCCGCGCAGGTCCCGTACTTCGAAGGGCACGGGGGCCTGGCGCTGCACCACCTGCACCGGTTCCGACACGCCCTCCCACACGAACGCGCTGCGCAGGATCGAGTGCCGGTCGACGAGTCGCTGCCACGCCTGTCCGAACAGCGCGTCGTCGAAGGCGCCTTCGACCTCCTCCGTCATCTGGACCATGTACGGGCGGGTGTCGGACGTGTCCTCCAGCGAGTGGAAGAGCATCCCGAACTGGAGGGGCGAGAGCCCGTAGACGTCTTCCACGTTGTGCGTGCTCATATCGAGAACCTCTTCAGGATCGCGGCCATGTCGGTGTCACCGACGTCGGTGAGGGGGATGCCGGGGGTCGTCCGGCGGGAGTCGGCGGCGCCTTCGGCGCTGCCGGCGATCAGTCCGCGCAGGTGGTGGATCATGCCGTCGCCCAGCCGCTCGACGGTGCGCCGGTCGTGCAGCGCCGACGAGTAGCCGATGTACACCCCGAACGTGTCGCCCTCGACGGCCGCGGTCACGTCGAGGACGTTCCAGCGCATGCCGTCGGGACTGATCGAGTGCCCCTTGGGCTCGTCCGCTGCGGCGTACCGCCCGATGCCCGGGAGGTCCCGGCTGAACTGCCCGAGGTAGTTGAAGTTGACCTCCGGGATCGGCTGCCGGCCCAGGACGGACGCCACTTCGGGCGCCCCGAGGTGGCGCAGGATGCCGTAGCCGACACCGTTGTTCGGGATCCGGCCCAGCTGCTCCTTGACGGAGTCGACCGAATCGAGCGGCCCGGTGCCGGGCGTCAGTCGCAGCGCGACGGGGAACACCGACGTGAACCAGCCGACGGTCCGTGAAAGGTCCACGTCGGGGAAGAGGTCCTCGCGGCCGTGTCCCTCCAGACCGATCAGCGTCTCGTCGTCGCCCGTCCAGTCCCGCAGCGCGTGGGCGAGAGCGGTGAGGAGCGCGTCGTTGATCCGCGTGCTGAAGACGCGGGGGACGTCGCGCAGCAGGGCCCGTGTCTCCTCGGCGGTGAGGGCCACCGCGACGGTGGACGCCGAGCCCAGCTCGTTACGTCCGTCCCGGTCACGCGGAACCCGCCCGGAGGGCTTCGCCTCCGCCCAGTACGCGAACTCGGCCCGTGCGGTGTCCGACGTAGCGAACGCCCGCAGCCGTTCCGCCCAGGCTCGGAAGGACGTCGTCTTCGCGGCGAGCCGGGGCGCCCTGCCGGCGGCGCGCTGCTCGTAGCAACTCCCCAGGTCCTCAAGGAGGATCCGCCAGGACACACCGTCGACGGCCAGGTGGTGTACGGCGATGAGCAGCCGCTGTCCACGTGCCGACCCCAGCTGCAGCAGGGCACACCGCATCAGCGGCCCCTTTGCCAGGTCGAGGCTCTGCTGGGTCTCCTCCGCGATGGCGAGCGACACCGAGCTCAAGTCGTCGTCGGTGACGTCGGACAAGTCGTGGACGTCGAGGATGCCGGTGTCCACGGACTCGTCCAGATACTGCCGCCAGCCGTCGTCACCGTTCTCGCACCGCAGGCGCAACGCGTCGTGGTGCTCCACCAGGTCGGCCAGCGCCAGCCTGAGGACATCGGGGTCCAAGGCGTCGGTGGCCAGCAGTTCGGCCTGGTTGAAGTGGTCGAACGCCGGCAGTTCCTTCTCGAAGAACCAGTGCTGGATCGGTGTCAGCGGTACGTCGCCCACGACACGGCCCTGCTCCGCGTCGACCGGAGTGGCCGCGCCGGCGTGGGCCGCGATCTCGGCGATCGTCTGATGCTTGAAGATCGTGCGCGGGGTGAGGTGCAGGCCGAACTTCTTGGCCCTGGCGATCATTTGGATGCTGATGATCGAGTCGCCGCCCAGCTCGAAGAAGTTGTCGTGGATACCGACGGTCTCGATGCCGAGGATGTCGCCCCACACCGAAGCGAGGGTGCGCTCGGTGGGGGTGCGGGGGGCGGTGTAGGTGGTGTCGAGGTCGGGACGGTGGTGGTCGGGGGCGGGGAGGGCTTTGGTGTCGACCTTGCCGTTGGGGGTGAGGGGGAGCTGGTCGAGCGTGGTGTAGGCGGCGGGAACCATGTAGTCGGGGAGCTGGTTCTGGAGATGGGCGCGCAGCTCGTGTGTGGTGGGTGTGGTGGACCCGGGGGTGGTGGTGATGTAGGCGGTGAGCCGTTTGTCGCCAGGGGTGTCTTCGCGTACGACGACGGCTGTGGTGGCTATGTCGGGGTGGGTGGTGAGGGCGGTTTCGATTTCGCCGAGTTCGATGCGGTAGCCGCGGAGTTTGATTTGGTTGTCGATGCGGCCGATGAATTCGAGGGTGCCGTCCGGGCGCCAGGTGAGGAGGTCGCCGGTGTGGTAGGTGCGGGGGTCGTTGGTGAGGTTGAGGGGGTTGGGGGTGAAGCGTTGAGTGGTGAGGTCGGGTCGGTTGTGGTAGTTGCGGGCGAGGCAGATGCCGCCGAGGAGTGAGTGTCCGGGGACACCGATGGGTGCGGGCTGGTTGTGATGATCCAGGAGGTAGGTGGTGGTGTTGGTGATCGGTTGGCCGAGGGTGGTGGTGTGGCCGTTGGGGTCGGGGGTGGTGGTGAGGCTCATGACGTTGGCGACGGAGCCTTCGGTGGCGCCGTATTCGTTGCTGATCGTGGTGTGGGTGGTGCTGGTGTCGAGGAGCTGGGCGACGAGGGTGGGGGTGAGGTTTTCGCCGCCGGCGACGATGGTGGTGATGTGGTGGGTGGCGCTCTGGCCGGTGAGGTGGGCGGCGAGGATTTCCAGGTGGGAAGGGGTCGCCTTCAGGAAGCTGATCGGGACGTCGGTGAGGATGAGGTCGATCGCCGCGTCGAAGGCCGTCTGGCCGGGCTCGGTCTGGGGGATGGCGAGCTGGGTGCCCTGGATGAGCGGCAGGAACAGAGCCGTGATGGTCAGGTCGAAGGTGATGGAGGAGTACAGGATCGTGCCGATCCCACCCGGCTCGGTGACGGGGTAGTTCTGGTCGCACCAGTGGAGGTAGTTGACGACTCCTCGGTGTTCGAGGGCGACGCCTTTGGGTCTGCCGGTGGAGCCTGAGGTGTAGATGATGTAGGCCAGGTCATCGGGCGAGGCGAGCGGCAGGGGGTTTTCGGTCGGTCCGTCCGGCCACTCGGTGTCGGCGAGGAGACGCGGGGTGTCGGCCGGCAGTCGGTCGGTGTGGTTCGTACTGGTGATGATGAGTGGTGCCTGGGCGTCCTCGACCATGTAGGTGATGCGCTCGGTCGGGTACTCGGGGTCCAGCGGCACGAACGCCGCCCCTGCCTTCATGATCCCGAGGAGGGTCGCGATGAGCTGCGGGGAGCGGTCGAGGCAGACGGCGATCAGCGTGTCCGGCGTGATGCCCGTATCGCGTAGGTGGTGCGCGAGCTGGTTGGCGTGCGCGTTGAGCTGCGCGTACGTCCACTCCTCGGCCCCATGCGTGAGGGCCACGGAGTTCGGATCCGTTGCGACGCGGTCTTCGATGAGCTGGTGGATGGTGGCAGTGTCCGGGTAGGGGCCGGTGGTTCCGTTCCAGTCGACCAGGATCTGCTGCCGCTCCACCTCCGTCAGCATGTTCAGCTCGGACAAGCGGGCGTCAGGAGTGACTGCAACGGACGCGGCCAGGGTGGCGAGGTGGCCGGCCATCCGCTCGATCCGCGCCCGGTCGAACAGATCCGTCCGGTACTCCAGCGCCGCCAGCACCTCACCGCCCGACTCCGCCGCTGTCAGCTGAAGGTCGAACTTCGCGTCCTGGCCGCCCACGCCGACCTGCTCGACGTCGAGGCCGGGCAGGCTCCACGTGTCTCCGTCCGGAGTGTTCTGGAACACGAAGAGGGTCTGGAACAGCGGATTGCGCGACAGATCGCGGTTCGGGGCCAGCTCGTCCACCAGGCGCTCGAAGGGCAGGTCCTGGTGGTCGTACGCGCCCAGCGCCGTGTCCTTGACGCGGTTGATCAGCTCGGCAAACGTCGGGTCCCCGGACAGATCGGTGCGCATCACCAGCGTATTGACGAAGAAGCCGATCAGGTCTTCGGTCTCGGCGCGGTTGCGGCCCGCGATGGGAGTGCCCACCGCGATGTCGTCCTGGCGGCCGTAGCGGGCCAGTACGACCTGGAACAGGGACAGCAGCGTCATGAACAGGCTCGCGCCCTGCCGTCCCGCCGTCGAGCGCAGCTGCTCCGCCACCTCGGCCGGCAGTGTGAAGTGCACGGTGTCCCCTGCGGCGCCCTCGCGCTCGGCGGGGCGTCCGTGGTCCGTTGGCAGTTCGAGCACCGGCACACCGGTCAGGCGCTCACGCCAGTACGCCAACTGCTCGTCCAGGAAGTCGCCGGTGAGCTGTTCGCGCTGCCAGACGGCGAAGTCCGCGTACTGCACGGGAAGTTCGGGGAGGGCTCCCGCGCGCTCGGCCAGGGCCGCCGCGTACAGTTCGCGCAGTTCGCGCGCCAGGATGCCGGAGGACCAGCCGTCCGAGACGATGTGGTGCAGCGTGATCAACAGGTACTGGTCGTCCTCCGCGACGCGGACCAGGTCCACGCGGAGCAGCCGTCCGCTGTCCAGCTCGAACGGGCGGCGCGCCTCCGCTGCCATGATCTCCTGTGCGGTCCGCTCCCTGTCCTCGCCGGGGGAGACAGTCCGGACGTCGTGTACCACCGGGGTGACCGACCACGGCGCGTCCACGATCTGGGAGGGCCGCCCGGAGTCGTCGGTGACGAACCGGGTCCGCAGGATCTCGTGCCGGGCCACCAGAGCGGTGAAGGCCGCGCCCATGGCGCCGGCGTTCAGCTCGCCGCGGATGCGCAGGCCGAAGGGCACCAGGTACTCGGCGCTCCCGGGCGTCAACTGGTCGAGGAACCAGAGACGTTGCTGGGCGAAGGACAGCGGCAGCGAACCGTCCGTACGGTCGACCGGTACGAGCGGGGCCTCGTCGGCCGCTGCCAGCTCACGCATGGCCACAGCCAGAGTCGCCGGGGTGGGCGAGGTGAAGAGGGTACGGACCGGCACGTCGATGCCGAGCTGCTGCCGCAGCCGGGATGTCACCCGCGTCGCGAGCAGCGAATGCCCGCCGAGCGCGAAGAAGTTGTCGTGGACGCCGATGGTGTCGATGCCGAGGATGTCGGACCAGATGGTGGTGACGACGTGCTCTGCGGTGGTCCGGGGAGCGGTATAGGTCGCGTCCAGGTCGGGGCGGTGGTGGTCGGGGACAGGGAGGGCTTTGGCGTCGACCTTGCCGTTGGGGGTGAGGGGGAGCTGGTCGAGCGTGACGTACGTGGCCGGAATCATGTAGTCCGGGAGCTGCTGCTGGAGGTGGGCGCGGAGCTCGTTGATCTCTGGGTCGGTGTCCGGCGCGATGGTGATGTAGGCGGTCAGTCGTTTGTCCCCCGGCGTGTCTTCGCGCACGACGACGGCCGCGCCGGCGACGTCGGAGTGGGTGATCAGTGAGTTCTCGATTTCGCCGAGTTCGATGCGGTAGCCGCGGAGTTTGATTTGGTTGTCGATGCGGCCGATGAATTCGAGGGTGCCGTCGGGGCGCCAGGTGAGGAGGTCGCCGGTGTGGTAGGTGCGGGGGTCGTTGGTGAGGTTGAGGGGGTTGGGGGTGAAGCGTTGGGTGGTGAGGTCGGGTCGGTTGTGGTAGTTGCGGGCGAGGCAGATGCCGCCGAGGAGTGAGTGTCCGGGGATGCCGATGGGTGCGGGCTGGTTGTGGTGGTCCAGGAGGTAGGTGGTGGTGTTGGTGATGGGGCGGCCGAGGGTGGTGGTGTGGCCGTTGGGGTCGGGTGTGGTGGTGAGGCTCATGACGTTGGCGACGGAGCCTTCGGTGGCGCCGTATTCGTTGCTGATGGTGGTGCGGGTGGTGCTGGTGTCGAGGAGCTGGGAGACGAGGGTGGGGGTGAGGTTTTCACCGCCGGCGACGATGGTGGTGATGTGGTGGGTGGCGTTTCGGGTGGTCAGATGCGCGGCGAGGATTTCCAGGTGGGAGGGCGTGGCTTTGAGGAAGCTGATCGGCACATCGGTCAGGATCAGATCGATCGCCGCGTCGAACGCGCTCTGACCCGGCTCCGTCTGGGGAATGGCGAGTTGGGTGCCCTGGATGAGGGGCAGGAACAGGGCGGTGATGGTGAGGTCGAAGGTGATGGAGGAGTAGAGGATGGTGCCGATTCCGCCGGGTTCGGTGACGGGGTAGTTCTCGTCGCACCAGTGCAGGTAGTTGACGACCCCCCGGTGTTCCAGGGCGACGCCTTTGGGCCTGCCGGTGGAACCTGAGGTGTAGATGATGTAGGCCAGATCGTCAGGCGAGGCCAGGGGATCCAGATTGCTCGTGGACCCGTCCGGCCACTCGCTGTCGGCGAGGAGACGCGGGGTGTCGGCCGGCAGTCGGTCGGTGTGCTCCGTGCTGGTGATGATCAGTGGGGCCTGGGCGTCTTCGACCATGTAGGTGATGCGCTCGGTCGGGTACTCGGGGTCCAGCGGCACGAACGCCGCCCCCGCCTTCATGATGCCGAGGAGGGTCGCGATGAGCTGCGGGGACCGGTCGAGGCAGACGGCGATCAACGTGTCCGGGGTGATGCCGGTCGTGCGCAAGTGGTGGGCGAGCTGGTTGGCGCGAGCATTGAGCTGGGCGTACGTCCACTCCTCGGCCCCATGCGTGAGAGCCACGGCATCCGGGTCCGTTGCGACGCGGTCTTCGATGAGCTGGTGGATGGTCGCGGTGTCCGGGTATGGGCCTGTGACTCCGTTCCAGTCGACCAGGATCTGCTGCCGCTCCGCCTCCGTCAGCATGTTCAGCTCGGACAGACGTGCGTCAGCAGTGGCCGCCACGGACGCGGCCAGGGTGGCGAGGTGGCCGGCCATCCGCTCGATCCTCGCCCGGTCGAACAGATCCGTCCGGTACTCCAGCACAGCGCGCAGACCGTCCGACGACTCGACCGCGGTCAGCGTCAGGTCGAACTTGGCCACGCCGCGCTCGATCTCGACCGGCTCGACGTCCGTGCCCGCCAGCTCCCACCCTCCGCTGTCCGCGCTCCCCGGCGCCTGGAGGACGAACATGGTCTGGAACAGCGGGTTCCTGGACAGATCGCGCTCCGGCGCCAGCTCCTCCACCAGCCGCTCGAACGGCAGATCCTGATGGTCGTACGCGCCCAGTGCCGTGTCCTTGACCCGGTTGATCAGCTCGCCGAACGTCGGGTCGCCGGACAGGTCGGTCCGCATCACCAGGGTGTTGACGAAGAAGCCGACGACATCCTCGATCTCTGCGCGGTTGCGGCCCGCGATCGGGGTGCCCACCGCGATGTCGTCCTGGCGGCAGTAGCGGGCCAGCACGACCTGGAACAGGGACAGCAGCGCCATGAACAGACTGCCCCCCTGCCGCGCCGCCGCCTCCCGCAGCCGCTCCGCCACCTCGTCGGACAGCTCGAAGGTGACCACGTCACCTGCGCCGCTCGCGTGCGCCGGACGCTGGTGGTCGGTCGGCAGCTCCAACGGGGTGGAGTGGGCGAGGCGTTCGCGCCAGTAGCCGAGCTGTCGCTCCAGCGCCGGCCCCGTGAGCTGGTCGCGCTGCCAGACGGCGAAGTCCGCGTACCGTACTGGCACTTCGGGGAGCGACGCCTCGCGCTCCGCCAGGGCCGCCGCGTACAGCTCACGCAGTTCGCGCGCCAGGATCCCCGACGACCAGCCGTCCGACACGATGTGATGTGCCGTCAGCAGAATGAAGTGGTCGTCCTCGGCGAGGCGTACGACGTCCGTCCGCAGCGGACGGCCCGTCGTGAGGTCGAAGGGCCGCTTCGCCTCGGTGCGCAGCACCTCGCGGCCCCGCGCCTCGGCGTCCGCCTCGTCCCGTACGTCGTGCACCGAAACGTCCACCGGCCAGGGCGCGTTGATGTCCTGGCGCGGTGTGCCGTCGTCACCCGCAGTGAAGGCCGTCCGCAGCACCTCGTGCCGGGCCACCAGGCCGGACAGCGCCGTCTCCAGCGCTGTGACGTCCAGCGGGCCGCGCACCCGCAGTGCCGTCGGCACCAAGTAGTCGGCGCTGTCGGGGGTCAGGCGGTCGAGGAACCAGAGCCGCTGCTGTGCGAACGACAGCGGCAGCGGGCCGGTGCCGTTCTTGTCGCCGCGTGTGATCCGGTCCGTGTCCGCGCGCCGTCGCATACGGGACAGCAGCCGCGCCTCGATCGAGTTCTCGCCCATGATGATGTCTGTCCTCTGCTCTCGGGTGGGCAACGGGTCTCTGCGTGTGGGCAGGGCCGCTGAATTCAGGAAGCCTGTTCCTGCGCGTCGAACAATTCGATGAGCTGTTCCTTGACACCGGTGACCGTCGGCGCCTGGAAAAGCCGGCGCAGACCGATACGGACGCCGGTCACCGCCTCGATACGGTTGACGAGTTGAATGGCGAGGAGGGAATGCCCGCCGATGTCGAAGAAGCGGTCGTGAATTCCGACCTTTTCGCGGCCGAGCACCCCTGCCATGATCTCGGCGATCTCCGCCTCGATGCCGTCACGGGGCGCCACGAAGCCCGCCGTGATGTCGTCCTCGTCGGGCGCCGGCAGCGCCGCGTGGTCGACCTTGCCGTTCCTGTTGAGCGGGAGTTCCGGCAGTTCCACGAAGACGGACGGCATCATGGCCCGGGGCAGCCGCTCGGCCGCCCATCCCCGCAGCGCGCCGGTCTCCGCCGAACTGCCGGGCGCCGGTACGTGATACGCGACGAGCCGCTTGTCGCCCGGGGCGTCCTCGCGGACGGTGACCGCGCACACCCCGACCGCTTCATGGGTGAGCAGGACCGCCTCGATCTCGGCGAGTTCGACCCGTACGCCGCGC is from Streptomyces sp. NBC_00370 and encodes:
- a CDS encoding non-ribosomal peptide synthetase; this encodes MGENSIEARLLSRMRRRADTDRITRGDKNGTGPLPLSFAQQRLWFLDRLTPDSADYLVPTALRVRGPLDVTALETALSGLVARHEVLRTAFTAGDDGTPRQDINAPWPVDVSVHDVRDEADAEARGREVLRTEAKRPFDLTTGRPLRTDVVRLAEDDHFILLTAHHIVSDGWSSGILARELRELYAAALAEREASLPEVPVRYADFAVWQRDQLTGPALERQLGYWRERLAHSTPLELPTDHQRPAHASGAGDVVTFELSDEVAERLREAAARQGGSLFMALLSLFQVVLARYCRQDDIAVGTPIAGRNRAEIEDVVGFFVNTLVMRTDLSGDPTFGELINRVKDTALGAYDHQDLPFERLVEELAPERDLSRNPLFQTMFVLQAPGSADSGGWELAGTDVEPVEIERGVAKFDLTLTAVESSDGLRAVLEYRTDLFDRARIERMAGHLATLAASVAATADARLSELNMLTEAERQQILVDWNGVTGPYPDTATIHQLIEDRVATDPDAVALTHGAEEWTYAQLNARANQLAHHLRTTGITPDTLIAVCLDRSPQLIATLLGIMKAGAAFVPLDPEYPTERITYMVEDAQAPLIITSTEHTDRLPADTPRLLADSEWPDGSTSNLDPLASPDDLAYIIYTSGSTGRPKGVALEHRGVVNYLHWCDENYPVTEPGGIGTILYSSITFDLTITALFLPLIQGTQLAIPQTEPGQSAFDAAIDLILTDVPISFLKATPSHLEILAAHLTTRNATHHITTIVAGGENLTPTLVSQLLDTSTTRTTISNEYGATEGSVANVMSLTTTPDPNGHTTTLGRPITNTTTYLLDHHNQPAPIGIPGHSLLGGICLARNYHNRPDLTTQRFTPNPLNLTNDPRTYHTGDLLTWRPDGTLEFIGRIDNQIKLRGYRIELGEIENSLITHSDVAGAAVVVREDTPGDKRLTAYITIAPDTDPEINELRAHLQQQLPDYMIPATYVTLDQLPLTPNGKVDAKALPVPDHHRPDLDATYTAPRTTAEHVVTTIWSDILGIDTIGVHDNFFALGGHSLLATRVTSRLRQQLGIDVPVRTLFTSPTPATLAVAMRELAAADEAPLVPVDRTDGSLPLSFAQQRLWFLDQLTPGSAEYLVPFGLRIRGELNAGAMGAAFTALVARHEILRTRFVTDDSGRPSQIVDAPWSVTPVVHDVRTVSPGEDRERTAQEIMAAEARRPFELDSGRLLRVDLVRVAEDDQYLLITLHHIVSDGWSSGILARELRELYAAALAERAGALPELPVQYADFAVWQREQLTGDFLDEQLAYWRERLTGVPVLELPTDHGRPAEREGAAGDTVHFTLPAEVAEQLRSTAGRQGASLFMTLLSLFQVVLARYGRQDDIAVGTPIAGRNRAETEDLIGFFVNTLVMRTDLSGDPTFAELINRVKDTALGAYDHQDLPFERLVDELAPNRDLSRNPLFQTLFVFQNTPDGDTWSLPGLDVEQVGVGGQDAKFDLQLTAAESGGEVLAALEYRTDLFDRARIERMAGHLATLAASVAVTPDARLSELNMLTEVERQQILVDWNGTTGPYPDTATIHQLIEDRVATDPNSVALTHGAEEWTYAQLNAHANQLAHHLRDTGITPDTLIAVCLDRSPQLIATLLGIMKAGAAFVPLDPEYPTERITYMVEDAQAPLIITSTNHTDRLPADTPRLLADTEWPDGPTENPLPLASPDDLAYIIYTSGSTGRPKGVALEHRGVVNYLHWCDQNYPVTEPGGIGTILYSSITFDLTITALFLPLIQGTQLAIPQTEPGQTAFDAAIDLILTDVPISFLKATPSHLEILAAHLTGQSATHHITTIVAGGENLTPTLVAQLLDTSTTHTTISNEYGATEGSVANVMSLTTTPDPNGHTTTLGQPITNTTTYLLDHHNQPAPIGVPGHSLLGGICLARNYHNRPDLTTQRFTPNPLNLTNDPRTYHTGDLLTWRPDGTLEFIGRIDNQIKLRGYRIELGEIETALTTHPDIATTAVVVREDTPGDKRLTAYITTTPGSTTPTTHELRAHLQNQLPDYMVPAAYTTLDQLPLTPNGKVDTKALPAPDHHRPDLDTTYTAPRTPTERTLASVWGDILGIETVGIHDNFFELGGDSIISIQMIARAKKFGLHLTPRTIFKHQTIAEIAAHAGAATPVDAEQGRVVGDVPLTPIQHWFFEKELPAFDHFNQAELLATDALDPDVLRLALADLVEHHDALRLRCENGDDGWRQYLDESVDTGILDVHDLSDVTDDDLSSVSLAIAEETQQSLDLAKGPLMRCALLQLGSARGQRLLIAVHHLAVDGVSWRILLEDLGSCYEQRAAGRAPRLAAKTTSFRAWAERLRAFATSDTARAEFAYWAEAKPSGRVPRDRDGRNELGSASTVAVALTAEETRALLRDVPRVFSTRINDALLTALAHALRDWTGDDETLIGLEGHGREDLFPDVDLSRTVGWFTSVFPVALRLTPGTGPLDSVDSVKEQLGRIPNNGVGYGILRHLGAPEVASVLGRQPIPEVNFNYLGQFSRDLPGIGRYAAADEPKGHSISPDGMRWNVLDVTAAVEGDTFGVYIGYSSALHDRRTVERLGDGMIHHLRGLIAGSAEGAADSRRTTPGIPLTDVGDTDMAAILKRFSI